In a single window of the Drosophila subpulchrella strain 33 F10 #4 breed RU33 chromosome X, RU_Dsub_v1.1 Primary Assembly, whole genome shotgun sequence genome:
- the LOC119556948 gene encoding uncharacterized protein LOC119556948 isoform X1, whose amino-acid sequence MDTPVPMAMVPTSLNPMLVQRSMPATVARPSQSRTKSPDNEAMDTVLVFKSKEKVAPPASTWLITLQRLMDEVREALRGQPHASDIRLLIFTAAASSQDHERTLIPVPPQFQAKPGSGCQVDRLRRSVADNWPSCRLMLDSPSADEQYADLTTDDVEALHLLHWLLVATPSSPTLRRMSGLHLRRLCRVLGLARPTLEPGHLLSISYEKDKQGRWEAPSAKPSYAFLGLPFKYLYRFLATGSLEHPPGVPIRLYAQPETALVHCEEVDLPSLPPPPPPPPEEEEPKVQAQAEEQPSPSRSSPGEEKSENPLCWRNSILTSPQRALVICQLPPELDESIAHSPEKHFLEYFVQESVGLRPCYLLLFDESVAAKIMYAWPGRRIEVENTGPSLAQRSRARILGWARHVGDKWGAFKRALAAL is encoded by the exons ATGGACACGCCAGTTCCGATGGCGATGGTACCCACCAGCCTCAATCCAATGCTCGTCCAACGATCAATGCCGGCGACCGTGGCCAGACCCAGTCAATCCAGGACAAAATCACCGGATAACGAGGCGATGGATACCGTTTTGGTCTTTAA AAGCAAGGAAAAGGTGGCTCCGCCGGCATCAACCTGGTTGATTACCCTCCAGCGGCTAATGGATGAGGTTCGGGAGGCACTGCGAGGACAACCGCATGCCAGTGACATTCGTCTACTGATCTTTACGGCGGCGGCCAGTAGCCAGGATCACGAGCGGACCCTCATCCCGGTGCCGCCGCAATTCCAGGCCAAGCCCGGCTCTGGCTGTCAAGTGGATCGACTGCGTCGCTCCGTCGCCGACAATTGGCCATCGTGTCGCCTCATGCTGGACAGCCCCAGTGCCGACGAGCAGTATGCCGATTTGACAACCGATGATGTGGAGGCCCTACACTTGCTGCACTGGCTCCTGGTGGCCACGCCCTCATCGCCCACTTTGCGTCGCATGTCGGGATTGCATTTGCGACGACTCTGCCGGGTCTTGGGATTGGCACGTCCCACCTTGGAGCCCGGTCATCTGCTGAGCATCAGCTATGAAAAGGATAAACAGGGGCGATGGGAGGCTCCAAGTGCCAAGCCCAGTTATGCCTTTCTGGGCTTGCCATTCAAGTATCTGTATCGTTTCCTGGCCACTGGCAGCCTGGAGCATCCACCAGGTGTACCCATCCGTTTGTATGCCCAACCGGAAACGGCTTTGGTTCACTGCGAAGAGGTGGATTTGCCATcactgccgccgccgccgccgccgccgccggaggaggaggagccgAAAGTCCAGGCACAGGCGGAGGAGCAGCCCTCGCCCTCCCGATCCTCTCCGGGTGAGGAGAAGTCGGAGAACCCACTGTGCTGGCGGAACTCCATCCTGACTTCACCGCAAAGGGCTCTGGTGATTTGCCAATTGCCACCGGAGTTGGACGAGTCCATTGCCCATTCGCCGGAGAAGCACTTCTTGGAGTACTTTGTCCAGGAATCGGTGGGCCTGAGGCCCTGCTATCTGCTCCTCTTCGACGAGTCGGTGGCCGCCAAAATAATGTACGCCTGGCCGGGCAGACGCATCGAGGTGGAGAACACTGGTCCTTCGCTGGCCCAGAGATCCCGTGCCAGGATTTTGGGATGGGCAAGGCATGTGGGAGACAAGTGGGGAGCCTTCAAGCGGGCCCTAGCCGCCCTATAG
- the LOC119556948 gene encoding uncharacterized protein LOC119556948 isoform X2 has product MDTPVPMAMVPTSLNPMLVQRSMPATVARPSQSRTKSPDNEAMDTVLVFNKEKVAPPASTWLITLQRLMDEVREALRGQPHASDIRLLIFTAAASSQDHERTLIPVPPQFQAKPGSGCQVDRLRRSVADNWPSCRLMLDSPSADEQYADLTTDDVEALHLLHWLLVATPSSPTLRRMSGLHLRRLCRVLGLARPTLEPGHLLSISYEKDKQGRWEAPSAKPSYAFLGLPFKYLYRFLATGSLEHPPGVPIRLYAQPETALVHCEEVDLPSLPPPPPPPPEEEEPKVQAQAEEQPSPSRSSPGEEKSENPLCWRNSILTSPQRALVICQLPPELDESIAHSPEKHFLEYFVQESVGLRPCYLLLFDESVAAKIMYAWPGRRIEVENTGPSLAQRSRARILGWARHVGDKWGAFKRALAAL; this is encoded by the exons ATGGACACGCCAGTTCCGATGGCGATGGTACCCACCAGCCTCAATCCAATGCTCGTCCAACGATCAATGCCGGCGACCGTGGCCAGACCCAGTCAATCCAGGACAAAATCACCGGATAACGAGGCGATGGATACCGTTTTGGTCTTTAA CAAGGAAAAGGTGGCTCCGCCGGCATCAACCTGGTTGATTACCCTCCAGCGGCTAATGGATGAGGTTCGGGAGGCACTGCGAGGACAACCGCATGCCAGTGACATTCGTCTACTGATCTTTACGGCGGCGGCCAGTAGCCAGGATCACGAGCGGACCCTCATCCCGGTGCCGCCGCAATTCCAGGCCAAGCCCGGCTCTGGCTGTCAAGTGGATCGACTGCGTCGCTCCGTCGCCGACAATTGGCCATCGTGTCGCCTCATGCTGGACAGCCCCAGTGCCGACGAGCAGTATGCCGATTTGACAACCGATGATGTGGAGGCCCTACACTTGCTGCACTGGCTCCTGGTGGCCACGCCCTCATCGCCCACTTTGCGTCGCATGTCGGGATTGCATTTGCGACGACTCTGCCGGGTCTTGGGATTGGCACGTCCCACCTTGGAGCCCGGTCATCTGCTGAGCATCAGCTATGAAAAGGATAAACAGGGGCGATGGGAGGCTCCAAGTGCCAAGCCCAGTTATGCCTTTCTGGGCTTGCCATTCAAGTATCTGTATCGTTTCCTGGCCACTGGCAGCCTGGAGCATCCACCAGGTGTACCCATCCGTTTGTATGCCCAACCGGAAACGGCTTTGGTTCACTGCGAAGAGGTGGATTTGCCATcactgccgccgccgccgccgccgccgccggaggaggaggagccgAAAGTCCAGGCACAGGCGGAGGAGCAGCCCTCGCCCTCCCGATCCTCTCCGGGTGAGGAGAAGTCGGAGAACCCACTGTGCTGGCGGAACTCCATCCTGACTTCACCGCAAAGGGCTCTGGTGATTTGCCAATTGCCACCGGAGTTGGACGAGTCCATTGCCCATTCGCCGGAGAAGCACTTCTTGGAGTACTTTGTCCAGGAATCGGTGGGCCTGAGGCCCTGCTATCTGCTCCTCTTCGACGAGTCGGTGGCCGCCAAAATAATGTACGCCTGGCCGGGCAGACGCATCGAGGTGGAGAACACTGGTCCTTCGCTGGCCCAGAGATCCCGTGCCAGGATTTTGGGATGGGCAAGGCATGTGGGAGACAAGTGGGGAGCCTTCAAGCGGGCCCTAGCCGCCCTATAG